One genomic region from Lycorma delicatula isolate Av1 chromosome 1, ASM4794821v1, whole genome shotgun sequence encodes:
- the LOC142318062 gene encoding facilitated trehalose transporter Tret1-like: MRMTSSHLKQYLIGFAVASTFAAAGMACGWSAPVVIRLLSNNSEIHMTADEGSWVIVSLEIGDIFTPIPAGFICDCFGRKPVIWSIFPMYITGWCLIIATRSYKILILARLIFGLCMGIIFSTCPLYLGEIAEPEIRGKITSFCIVMWFFGIVSSYSIAPYVSYNTFSYICISLPAVLAFVLYFIPESPYNLVMRGKYEKAKTEMRKIRSGNDTFIVNEIKSVKAAIHEQTAEKMPCSALVTDPVCRMSVILFFIIVFTGLLGGRSVMYACATEILSSAESTIFSADQGTIILGLIFLILSVFSTLVVDKFGRRPLLLISAGGSGISHLVSGVYFFVQKKRIFNVSDYSWIVLLATGGYCVFTSIGLGPISPVYQSEIFPNGIKNIASGIFTIAMCIFSLIALKMFYFINSNFGMYFSFWLLSFINIFGCILMYIYLIETKGKSLVVIQNELKILCKISKPKADANETVSFKI, encoded by the exons ATGAGAATGACCAGTAGTCATCTGAAACAGTATTTGATTGGATTTGCAG TAGCATCAACATTCGCTGCTGCTGGAATGGCTTGTGGATGGTCAGCACCTGTGGTGATACGTCTTCTATCTAACAATTCTGAAATTCACATGACTGCAGATGAAGGATCTTGGGTCATTGTTTCTCTAGAAATAGGAGATATATTTACACCAATACCAGCTGGATTTATTTGTGATTGCTTTGGCAGAAAACCAGTGATTTGGTCAATCTTTCCTATGTACATAACCGGATGGTGTTTAATAATTGCAACAAgatcatataaaattttgattcttgCAAGGCTAATCTTTGGTCTGTGTATGGGAATTATTTTCAGCACATGTCCATTATATCTCGGAGAAATTGCTGAACCTGAGATTAGAGGAAAAATCACATCTTTTTGTATTGTTATGTGGTTTTTTGGAATTGTTTCATCATATTCTATAGCACCATATGTTTCATATAACACTTTTTCATACATTTGTATTTCTTTACCAGCAGTGTTagcatttgtattatattttatacctgAATCTCCATATAATCTTGTAATGAGAGGAAAATATGAAAAGGCAAAAacagaaatgagaaaaataagaaGTGGAAATGACACGTTTATAGTGAATGAAATAAAGTCAGTTAAAGCAGCTATACATGAGCAAACTGCTGAAAAAATGCCTTGTTCTGCATTAGTAACTGATCCAGTTTGCCGAATGagtgtaattttattctttattattgtatttactgGATTACTTGGAGGAAGGTCTGTTATGTATGCATGTGCAACAGAAATATTGTCCTCAGCAGAAAGCACCATATTTAGTGCAGATCAAGGCACTATTATccttggtttaatttttttaatactaagtgTATTCTCTACATTAGTTGTTGATAAGTTTGGAAGAAGGCCACTACTTTTGATTTCAGCAGGAGGATCTGGTATCAGTCATTTAGTTTCTGGGGTCTATTTCTTTGTTCAGAAGAAAAGaattttcaatgtttctgattACAGCTGGATTGTGCTGTTAGCTACTGGTGGATATTGTGTTTTTACAAGTATTGGTCTCGGACCTATTTCACCAGTTTATCAAAGTGAAATATTCCCAAATGGAATTAAAAACATTGCATCAGGCATATTTACTATAGCAATGTGTATTTTCTCACTGattgcattaaaaatgttttatttcattaattcaaattttgggatgtatttttctttttggttattatcctttataaatatttttggatgtaTCTTGATGTATATATATCTGATAGAAACAAAAGGCAAGTCTCTTGTTGTAATACAAAATGAActtaaaatactttgtaaaatttcaaaaccaAAAGCTGATGCAAATGaaacagtttcttttaaaatttaa